In the genome of Pogona vitticeps strain Pit_001003342236 chromosome 13, PviZW2.1, whole genome shotgun sequence, one region contains:
- the LOC110087057 gene encoding multidrug resistance-associated protein 1, with product MDPARLCTGPAASDPFWDWNLTWYTENPDFTPCFQNTVLVWIPCIYLWACFPFYFVSLRNRNKGYIQMSHLNKAKTAIGFLLWIVCWADLFYSFWERSRHIFQPPVFLISPTLLGITMLLATFLIQYERIKGVQSSGVMLLFWLIALLCAAVPFRSKIMHASSTPAGVDVFRYITFYVYFSLVLTQLILACFPERPPLFSETVHDHNPCPESSASFLSRITFWWITGLMVRGYRQPLEAKDLWSLNKEDTSEEVVPGLVKNWTKEYAKAKKLPEPVMYSPKAATQSGNSHGDGMEEAEALIIKPSRREREPSLFKVLYKTFGPYFFMSFLFKAFHDLLMFAGPEMLKLLINFVSDREAPSWQGYLYAVLLFVSAGLQTLVLHQYFHICFVTGMRLKTAVIGAVYRKALVITNSARKTSTVGEIVNLMSVDAQRFMDLVTYINMIWSAPLQVILALYLLWQNLGPSVLAGVAVMLLLVPVNAVIAMKTKTYQVAYMKSKDNRIKLMNEILNGIKVLKLYAWELAFKDKVLEIRQEELKVLKKLAYLAAVGTFTWVCAPFLVALSTFAVYVTVSELNVLDAQKAFVSLALFNILRFPLNMLPMVISSIVQASVSLKRLRVFLSHEELDLDSIVRGSIKDSDGNSVVVKNATFSWSRSDPPSLHNITFAVPQRRLIAIVGQVGCGKSSLLSALLGEMEKREGFVSIQGSVAYVPQQAWIQNATLEQNILFGMEMKGSQYKRVLEACALLPDLEIFPSGDQTEIGEKGVNLSGGQKQRVSLARAVYCNADVYLLDDPLSAVDAHVGKHIFEKVIGPRGLLKNTTRILVTHGVSNLPQMDTIIVMTQGKISEMGSYQELLKQDGAFAEFLRTYASAEQNMDSHDTNSPVTKEEKHVENGVLANESSGKPVIRQLSNSSTYSSETGKSVQQNSTAELQKVPAEKSAWKLTEADTAKTGKVKPTVYWEYMKAIGLFVAFLSIFLFICTHVASLSSNYWLSLWTDDPVVNGTQRNTDLRLTVYGALGLSQGISVFGYSMALSMGGIFASRWLHLDLLYNVLRCPMSFFERTPSGNLVNRFSKEMDTIDSTIPQIIKMFMGSLFNVIGSCIIILLATPVAAVVIPPLGFVYFFVQRFYVATSRQLKRLESVSRSPIYSHFNETLLGVTVIRAFGEQERFIRQSDLKVDENQKAYFPSIVTNRWLAIRLEYVGNFIVLFAALFAVIARHSLSPGLVGLSVSYALQITTYLNWLVRMSSEMETNIVAVERVKEYSEKEKEAEWTLKPATPLPSNWPHEGKVEFRGYSLRYRDDMDLVLKNINVTLNGGEKVGIVGRTGAGKSSLTLGLFRINEAAEGEILIDGVNIAKIGLHDLRFKVTIIPQDPVLFSGSLRMNLDPFNQYSDDDVWTSLELAHLKSFVSTLPDKLNHECSEGGENLSIGQRQLLCLARALLRKTKILVLDEATAAVDLKTDDLIQATIRTQFDDCTVLTIAHRLNTIMDYTRVIVLDKGEIVESGSPADLIQKKGLFYSMAKDSGLV from the exons gacTGGAATTTAACGTGGTACACGGAGAACCCGGATTTCACCCCGTGCTTTCAGAACACCGTCCTCGTCTGGATCCCTTGCATTTACCTCTGGGCTTGCTTCCCGTTCTACTTTGTGTCCCTCCGCAACCGCAACAAGGGCTACATCCAGATGTCACACCTCAACAAAGCCAAAACA GCCATCGGCTTCTTACTATGGATAGTCTGCTGGGCAGACCTTTTCTACTCTTTCTGGGAAAGAAGTCGCCATATTTTCCAacctccagttttcttaattagCCCTACACTTTTGGGTATAACCATG CTGCTTGCCACTTTTTTGATACAGTACGAGAGGATAAAAGGAGTCCAGTCTTCCGGAGTGATGTTGCTTTTCTGGCTTATCGCGCTCCTGTGCGCTGCCGTACCTTTTAGGTCAAAAATCATGCACGCCTCAAGCACG ccTGCAGGAGTCGATGTGTTTCGCTACATTACCTTCTACGTCTACTTCTCTTTGGTGCTAACTCAGCTTATATTGGCCTGCTTCCCAGAACGCCCGCCTTTATTTTCAGAAACCGTTCATGACCAT AACCCCTGCCCGGAATCCAGCGCCTCTTTCCTCTCCAGGATCACCTTCTGGTGGATCACCGG GCTGATGGTCCGGGGCTACCGGCAGCCCTTGGAGGCCAAGGACCTCTGGTCGCTGAACAAGGAGGATACGTCAGAAGAGGTGGTTCCCGGTTTGGTGAAGAACTGGACGAAGGAATATGCAAAAGCCAAGAA GCTCCCGGAGCCGGTGATGTACTCGCCCAAGGCGGCCACCCAGTCGGGCAACTCCCACGGGGACGGCATGGAAGAGGCGGAAGCTCTCATCATCAAACCGTCTCGAAGGGAACGAGAGCCCTCCCTGTTCAAGGTTTTATACAAAACGTTCGGGCCCTATTTCTTCATGAGCTTCCTCTTCAAGGCCTTTCACGACCTCCTGATGTTTGCGGGCCCTGAAATGTTGAA GTTGCTCATTAACTTTGTCAGCGACCGAGAAGCCCCCAGTTGGCAAGGCTACCTGTACGCCGTGCTGCTCTTTGTCTCCGCTGGGCTGCAAACCTTGGTCCTCCACCAGTACTTCCACATCTGCTTTGTGACCGGCATGAGGCTCAAAACCGCCGTGATCGGCGCCGTCTATCGGAAG GCCTTGGTCATCACTAATTCTGCGAGGAAGACCTCAACCGTCGGGGAGATCGTCAACCTGATGTCGGTGGACGCCCAGAGGTTCATGGACTTGGTGACCTACATCAACATGATCTGGTCTGCCCCTCTGCAGGTTATCCTGGCGCTGTATTTGCTGTGGCAG AATCTAGGTCCCTCTGTGTTGGCCGGCGTGGCCGTCATGTTGCTCCTGGTCCCAGTGAACGCCGTGAtagcaatgaaaacaaaaacctaCCAG GTTGCGTACATGAAGAGTAAAGACAACCGGATCAAGCTGATGAATGAAATTCTCAACGGGATCAAAGTGCTCAAGCTTTACGCCTGGGAACTGGCCTTCAAAGACAAGGTCCTGGAGATTAGGCAGGAGGAGCTGAAGGTGCTCAAGAAGTTGGCCTACCTGGCCGCCGTCGGGACGTTCACGTGGGTGTGCGCCCCGTTCTTG GTAGCTTTATCAACGTTTGCTGTTTATGTGACAGTTTCTGAGCTGAACGTTCTGGACGCCCAGAAGGCCTTTGTCTCCCTGGCGCTCTTCAACATCCTCCGGTTCCCCCTCAACATGCTTCCGATGGTCATCAGCAgcatcgtccag GCCAGCGTGTCTCTGAAGCGCCTCCGAGTGTTCCTCTCCCACGAAGAGTTGGATCTGGACAGTATCGTCCGAGGTTCCATCAAAGACT CGGACGGCAACAGCGTGGTTGTGAAGAACGCCACCTTCAGCTGGTCCAGGAGCGACCCGCCTTCGCTGCATAA CATAACTTTCGCAGTCCCGCAGCGCCGCTTGATTGCCATCGTCGGTCAGGTTGGCTGCGGCAAATCGTCCCTGCTCTCGGCGCTTCTGGGGGAAATGGAAAAGCGAGAAGGTTTCGTCTCTATTCAG GGCTCAGTCGCCTATGTCCCTCAACAAGCTTGGATCCAGAACGCGACTCTGGAGCAGAACATCCTCTTTGGGATGGAAATGAAGGGGAGCCAGTATAAGAGGGTGCTGGAGGCCTGCGCCCTGCTGCCGGATCTGGAGATTTTCCCATCAGGAGACCAGACCGAAATCGGAGAAAag ggcgTGAACCTGTCCGGTGGCCAGAAGCAACGGGTCAGCCTGGCTCGGGCGGTCTACTGCAACGCTGACGTTTACTTGCTGGACGACCCCTTGTCGGCTGTCGACGCCCACGTCGGGAAACACATTTTCGAGAAGGTCATCGGGCCCAGGGGACTCTTGAAGAACACA ACCCGGATTCTAGTCACCCATGGGGTGAGCAATCTGCCCCAGATGGATACAATCATCGTGATGACCCAGGGCAAAATATCTGAGATGGGCTCGTACCAAGAGCTGCTCAAGCAGGACGGCGCCTTTGCGGAGTTCCTGCGTACGTACGCCAGCGCCGAGCAAAACATGGACAGCCACG ATACCAACAGTCCAGTCACGAAAGAAGAAAAACACGTGGAAAACGGGGTTCTTGCGAATGAATCCTCAGGGAAACCAGTGATCAG ACAGCTCAGCAATTCGTCCACCTACAGCAGCGAGACCGGAAAGTCTGTGCAGCAGAACAGCACGGCGGAGCTTCAGAAGGTGCCAGCAGAGAAAAGTGCCTGGAAATTGACAGAAGCCGATACGGCCAAGACCGGGAAG GTGAAGCCCACCGTCTACTGGGAATACATGAAGGCCATCGGGCTCTTCGTCGCGTTCCTGagcatcttcctcttcatctgcaCCCACGTGGCCTCTTTGTCTTCCAACTACTGGCTGAGCTTGTGGACGGACGACCCCGTCGTCAACGGGACCCAGAGAAACACGGACCTCCGCCTGACGGTCTATGGGGCCCTGGGGCTCTCCCAAG GCATCAGCGTCTTCGGCTACTCCATGGCCCTGTCGATGGGAGGGATCTTCGCCTCTCGCTGGCTTCACCTGGACCTGCTGTACAACGTCCTCCGCTGCCCGATGAGCTTTTTCGAACGGACGCCCAGTGGGAACTTGGTGAACCGCTTCTCCAAAGAAATGGACACCATTGACTCCACCATCCCCCAGATCATCAAGATGTTCATGGGCTCCCTGTTCAACGTCATCGGGTCCTGCATCATCATCCTCTTGGCCACTCCGGTCGCTGCTGTGGTGATCCCACCTCTGGGGTTCGTGTACTTCTTTGTGCAG CGCTTCTACGTGGCCACCTCCCGCCAGCTGAAGCGCCTGGAGTCGGTCAGCCGCTCCCCCATCTATTCCCACTTCAACGAGACGCTCCTGGGCGTCACCGTCATCCGAGCCTTCGGAGAGCAGGAGCGCTTCATCCGGCAGAGCGACCTGAAGGTGGACGAGAACCAAAAAGCCTATTTCCCGAGCATCGTGACCAACAG ATGGCTTGCAATCCGGCTGGAGTACGTCGGGAACTTCATTGTCCTCTTCGCTGCTCTGTTTGCAGTCATCGCTCGGCACAGCCTCAGCCCGGGGCTGGTGGGCCTCTCCGTTTCATACGCACTACAG ATCACTACTTACTTAAATTGGTTGGTCCGGATGTCGTCCGAGATGGAAACAAACATCGTAGCCGTGGAAAGAGTGAAGGAGtactctgaaaaagaaaaagag GCAGAATGGACCCTCAAGCCGGCCACCCCACTGCCGAGCAACTGGCCGCACGAAGGCAAGGTGGAGTTCCGAGGCTACAGCCTTCGCTACAGAGACGACATGGACCTGGTGCTGAAGAACATCAACGTCACCCTCAACGGAGGAGAAAAA GTGGGCATCGTGGGGAGAACCGGAGCCGGGAAGTCGTCCCTCACCCTCGGCTTGTTCCGGATCAACGAGGCGGCCGAAGGGGAGATCCTCATCGATGGGGTcaacattgcgaagatcgggctCCATGACCTCCGCTTCAAGGTCACGATTATCCCCCAG GATCCCGTCCTGTTCTCTGGCTCCCTGCGGATGAATTTGGATCCGTTCAACCAGTACTCGGACGACGATGTCTGGACGTCTTTGGAACTGGCTCACTTGAAAAGCTTCGTGTCAACCCTCCCCGATAAGCTCAACCACGAGTGTTCGGAGGGCGGGGAAAACCTCAG CATTGGGCAACGGCAGCTCTTGTGCCTCGCCCGAGCTTTGCTTCGGAAGACCAAGATCCTCGTCCTGGACGAAGCCACGGCAGCCGTGGACCTTAAAACGGACGACCTCATCCAGGCCACGATCCGGACTCAGTTTGACGACTGCACGGTCCTGACGATAGCCCACCGTTTGAACACAATCATGGACTACACACG GGTGATTGTTCTCGATAAAGGCGAAATTGTGGAGAGCGGATCGCCTGCTGACCTCATTCAGAAGAAGGGCCTCTTCTATAGTATGGCCAAGGACTCTGGCTTGGTGTGA